One Tursiops truncatus isolate mTurTru1 chromosome 3, mTurTru1.mat.Y, whole genome shotgun sequence DNA segment encodes these proteins:
- the ZFYVE16 gene encoding zinc finger FYVE domain-containing protein 16 isoform X7, whose amino-acid sequence MDSYFKAAVSDLDKLLDDFEQNPDEQDYLQDAQNSYDSNHYSVSSELASSQLTSLLPKDQQCINCCASSETGYETNQIALNEKTLEGQTSIQNEKNVTGLDLLSSVDGGTSDEIQPLYMGRCSKPVCDLISDMGNLVHVTNSEEDIKKLLPDDFKSSADSLTGLDLSSVSETFCISSTDHGNNTVREEQNDVSSELQNREISGTKEFGIKVDTTLSDSCNYSGKENLEDKKISNQLEPVVDFNMPSALTQQSSKMFDAKDHLQDKNQPCELVKADGCLVKEEVDVPVIAAPECLKEGGSTSALSCSLPKNGGLCLNDSNLRDENFKLPDFSFQEDRTAIFIKQSAKEDSRNLDLKDNKDEIQDSASTLHVSSENTYSSLSCLPVPGTLCGSLIENKAHGDCLPQNEYKDNIKDAVTVHEEIQKNMTSGGEPLKENDLLKREKCKNIPHQPLIEKMGDREADSNQMVVRVESLDYPDNTSSSTAAESQIELSGANAPESPDCCEGFTFSSNDISGQDLDYFNIDEGMKSGAPVSDAELDAFLTEQYLQPSNIKPFEENVNDSKSQMNQIDRKGPDDGNVDNIYFNAEAGATGESPGINMICETVDKQNTTENGSLSLGEKSAIPVEQVLSSSKSEITNELSVSDSNSQSVHVGGARPKQLFSVPSRTRSSKEPNKLDVPNMPESEPRIANTIVPTTCATDSVTDPQVSFNSNYIDIESNFEGGSSFVTANEESLPANTCKEGLVLGQKQPTWVPDSEAPNCMNCQVKFTFTKRRHHCRACGKVFCGVCCNRKCKLQYLEKEARVCVVCYETISKGRDLVLTYLA is encoded by the exons ATGGACAGTTATTTTAAAGCAGCAGTCAGTGACTTGGATAAACTCCTCGATGATTTTGAACAGAATCCAG aTGAACAAGATTATCTCCAAGATGCACAAAATTCATATGATTCTAACCACTATTCAGTCTCTTCAGAGTTGGCTTCCTCACAGCTAACTTCACTGCTACCAAAGGATCAACAATGCATTAATTGTTGTGCCTCATCAGAAACAGGCTATGAAACAAATCAAATTGCCCTGAATGAAAAAACACTTGAGGGACAAACTtctatacaaaatgaaaaaaatgtaacaggACTTGATCTCCTTTCTTCTGTGGATGGTGGCACTTCAGATGAAATCCAGCCTCTATATATGGGACGATGTAGTAAACCTGTCTGTGATCTGATAAGTGACATGGGTAACTTAGTTCATGTAACTAATAGtgaagaagatattaaaaaattattgccagATGATTTTAAGTCTAGTGCAGATTCCTTGACTGGATTGGATTTATCTTCAGTGTCAGAAACCTTCTGTATTTCTTCAACAGACCATGGTAATAATACAGTCAGAGAGGAACAGAATGATGTCAGttctgaattacaaaacagagaaATCAGTGGAACTAAAGAATTTGGTATAAAAGTAGATACGACACTTTCAGATTCGTGTAATTACAGCggaaaagaaaatttagaggATAAAAAGATCTCTAATCAGTTAGAACCAGTTGTTGATTTCAACATGCCATCTGCTTTGACTCAACAAAGTTCCAAAATGTTTGATGCCAAAGACCACCTACAGGACAAGAACCAGCCATGTGAATTAGTAAAAGCTGATGGCTGTTTGGTAAAAGAGGAGGTAGATGTGCCAGTCATAGCTGCCCCAGAATGTTTAAAAGAAGGAGGCAGCACAAGTGCTTTGTCTTGCAGTCTTCCAAAAAATGGAGGTTTATGCTTAAATGATTCAAATTTAAGAGATGAAAATTTCAAGTTACCTGACTTTTCCTTTCAGGAAGATAGGACtgctatatttataaaacaatctGCAAAAGAAGACTCAAGAAATTTAGATCTTAAAGATAATAAGGATGAAATCCAAGATTCTGCTTCAACTTTACATGTTTCAAGTGAAAATACATATTCCTCATTGTCCTGTCTTCCAGTACCTGGGACTTTGTGTGGATCattaattgaaaataaagctCATGGTGATTGTTTACCCCAGAATGaatataaagataatataaaagaTGCAGTGACTGTGCATGAAGAAATACAGAAGAATATGACTTCAGGTGGGGAACCTTTGAAGGAGAATGATCTTTTGAAAcgggaaaaatgtaaaaacataccTCATCAGCCATTAATTGAAAAGATGGGCGATAGAGAGGCAGATTCTAACCAGATGGTAGTTAGAGTTGAGTCTTTGGATTACCCTGATAACACCAGTTCTTCTACAGCTGCAGAATCTCAAATAGAGCTTTCTGGTGCTAATGCCCCAGAATCTCCTGATTGTTGTGAAGGTTTCACTTTTTCAAGCAATGATATCAGTGGACAAGATTTGGATTACTTTAATATTGATGAAGGCATGAAAAGTGGTGCACCAGTTAGTGATGCTGAACTTGATGCCTTTCTGACTGAACAGTATCTTCAGCCTAGTAACATAAAACcatttgaagaaaatgtaaatgactCAAAATCTCAGATGAATCAGATAGATAGGAAAGGCCCAGATGATGGAAATGTCGACAATATATATTTCAATGCTGAAGCAGGAGCTACTGGGGAAAGTCCTGGTATTAATATGATTTGCGAAACGGTTGATaaacagaatacaacagaaaATGGTAGCCtttctttaggggaaaaaagtgcAATTCCAGTTGAACAAGTGTTATCTAGCAGTAAGTCTGAGATTACAAATGAATTATCAGTCTCTGATAGTAACAGTCAATCTGTTCATGTCGGAGGCGCCAGACCTAAGCAACTGTTTAGTGTTCCATCAAGAACAAGGAGTTCAAAGGAACCAAATAAGCTGGATGTTCCAAATATGCCTGAAAGTGAACCCAGAATAGCAAATACCATTGTTCCAACCACCTGTGCTACAGATTCTGTGACTGATCCTCAGGTTAGCTTCAATTCTAATTACATTGATATAGAAAGTAATTTTGAAGGTGGATCCAGTTTTGTAACTGCAAATGAAGAATCTCTGCCTGCAAACACTTGCAAAGAAGGCCTTGTTTTGGGCCAGAAACAACCCACTTGGGTTCCTGATTCAGAAGCTCCAAATTGTATGAACTGCCAAGTCAAATTTACTTTTACGAAACGGCGACATCACTGCAGAGCATGTGGAAAA GTAttttgcggtgtctgttgtaataggAAGTGTAAATTGCAGTATCTAGAAAAGGAAGCAAGAGTATGTGTAGTCTGCTATGAGACTATTAGTAAAG gcAGGGACCTAGTGTTGACTTATCTGGCTTAG
- the ZFYVE16 gene encoding zinc finger FYVE domain-containing protein 16 isoform X6, with product MDSYFKAAVSDLDKLLDDFEQNPDEQDYLQDAQNSYDSNHYSVSSELASSQLTSLLPKDQQCINCCASSETGYETNQIALNEKTLEGQTSIQNEKNVTGLDLLSSVDGGTSDEIQPLYMGRCSKPVCDLISDMGNLVHVTNSEEDIKKLLPDDFKSSADSLTGLDLSSVSETFCISSTDHGNNTVREEQNDVSSELQNREISGTKEFGIKVDTTLSDSCNYSGKENLEDKKISNQLEPVVDFNMPSALTQQSSKMFDAKDHLQDKNQPCELVKADGCLVKEEVDVPVIAAPECLKEGGSTSALSCSLPKNGGLCLNDSNLRDENFKLPDFSFQEDRTAIFIKQSAKEDSRNLDLKDNKDEIQDSASTLHVSSENTYSSLSCLPVPGTLCGSLIENKAHGDCLPQNEYKDNIKDAVTVHEEIQKNMTSGGEPLKENDLLKREKCKNIPHQPLIEKMGDREADSNQMVVRVESLDYPDNTSSSTAAESQIELSGANAPESPDCCEGFTFSSNDISGQDLDYFNIDEGMKSGAPVSDAELDAFLTEQYLQPSNIKPFEENVNDSKSQMNQIDRKGPDDGNVDNIYFNAEAGATGESPGINMICETVDKQNTTENGSLSLGEKSAIPVEQVLSSSKSEITNELSVSDSNSQSVHVGGARPKQLFSVPSRTRSSKEPNKLDVPNMPESEPRIANTIVPTTCATDSVTDPQVSFNSNYIDIESNFEGGSSFVTANEESLPANTCKEGLVLGQKQPTWVPDSEAPNCMNCQVKFTFTKRRHHCRACGKVFCGVCCNRKCKLQYLEKEARVCVVCYETISKDKFFQQFFKKL from the exons ATGGACAGTTATTTTAAAGCAGCAGTCAGTGACTTGGATAAACTCCTCGATGATTTTGAACAGAATCCAG aTGAACAAGATTATCTCCAAGATGCACAAAATTCATATGATTCTAACCACTATTCAGTCTCTTCAGAGTTGGCTTCCTCACAGCTAACTTCACTGCTACCAAAGGATCAACAATGCATTAATTGTTGTGCCTCATCAGAAACAGGCTATGAAACAAATCAAATTGCCCTGAATGAAAAAACACTTGAGGGACAAACTtctatacaaaatgaaaaaaatgtaacaggACTTGATCTCCTTTCTTCTGTGGATGGTGGCACTTCAGATGAAATCCAGCCTCTATATATGGGACGATGTAGTAAACCTGTCTGTGATCTGATAAGTGACATGGGTAACTTAGTTCATGTAACTAATAGtgaagaagatattaaaaaattattgccagATGATTTTAAGTCTAGTGCAGATTCCTTGACTGGATTGGATTTATCTTCAGTGTCAGAAACCTTCTGTATTTCTTCAACAGACCATGGTAATAATACAGTCAGAGAGGAACAGAATGATGTCAGttctgaattacaaaacagagaaATCAGTGGAACTAAAGAATTTGGTATAAAAGTAGATACGACACTTTCAGATTCGTGTAATTACAGCggaaaagaaaatttagaggATAAAAAGATCTCTAATCAGTTAGAACCAGTTGTTGATTTCAACATGCCATCTGCTTTGACTCAACAAAGTTCCAAAATGTTTGATGCCAAAGACCACCTACAGGACAAGAACCAGCCATGTGAATTAGTAAAAGCTGATGGCTGTTTGGTAAAAGAGGAGGTAGATGTGCCAGTCATAGCTGCCCCAGAATGTTTAAAAGAAGGAGGCAGCACAAGTGCTTTGTCTTGCAGTCTTCCAAAAAATGGAGGTTTATGCTTAAATGATTCAAATTTAAGAGATGAAAATTTCAAGTTACCTGACTTTTCCTTTCAGGAAGATAGGACtgctatatttataaaacaatctGCAAAAGAAGACTCAAGAAATTTAGATCTTAAAGATAATAAGGATGAAATCCAAGATTCTGCTTCAACTTTACATGTTTCAAGTGAAAATACATATTCCTCATTGTCCTGTCTTCCAGTACCTGGGACTTTGTGTGGATCattaattgaaaataaagctCATGGTGATTGTTTACCCCAGAATGaatataaagataatataaaagaTGCAGTGACTGTGCATGAAGAAATACAGAAGAATATGACTTCAGGTGGGGAACCTTTGAAGGAGAATGATCTTTTGAAAcgggaaaaatgtaaaaacataccTCATCAGCCATTAATTGAAAAGATGGGCGATAGAGAGGCAGATTCTAACCAGATGGTAGTTAGAGTTGAGTCTTTGGATTACCCTGATAACACCAGTTCTTCTACAGCTGCAGAATCTCAAATAGAGCTTTCTGGTGCTAATGCCCCAGAATCTCCTGATTGTTGTGAAGGTTTCACTTTTTCAAGCAATGATATCAGTGGACAAGATTTGGATTACTTTAATATTGATGAAGGCATGAAAAGTGGTGCACCAGTTAGTGATGCTGAACTTGATGCCTTTCTGACTGAACAGTATCTTCAGCCTAGTAACATAAAACcatttgaagaaaatgtaaatgactCAAAATCTCAGATGAATCAGATAGATAGGAAAGGCCCAGATGATGGAAATGTCGACAATATATATTTCAATGCTGAAGCAGGAGCTACTGGGGAAAGTCCTGGTATTAATATGATTTGCGAAACGGTTGATaaacagaatacaacagaaaATGGTAGCCtttctttaggggaaaaaagtgcAATTCCAGTTGAACAAGTGTTATCTAGCAGTAAGTCTGAGATTACAAATGAATTATCAGTCTCTGATAGTAACAGTCAATCTGTTCATGTCGGAGGCGCCAGACCTAAGCAACTGTTTAGTGTTCCATCAAGAACAAGGAGTTCAAAGGAACCAAATAAGCTGGATGTTCCAAATATGCCTGAAAGTGAACCCAGAATAGCAAATACCATTGTTCCAACCACCTGTGCTACAGATTCTGTGACTGATCCTCAGGTTAGCTTCAATTCTAATTACATTGATATAGAAAGTAATTTTGAAGGTGGATCCAGTTTTGTAACTGCAAATGAAGAATCTCTGCCTGCAAACACTTGCAAAGAAGGCCTTGTTTTGGGCCAGAAACAACCCACTTGGGTTCCTGATTCAGAAGCTCCAAATTGTATGAACTGCCAAGTCAAATTTACTTTTACGAAACGGCGACATCACTGCAGAGCATGTGGAAAA GTAttttgcggtgtctgttgtaataggAAGTGTAAATTGCAGTATCTAGAAAAGGAAGCAAGAGTATGTGTAGTCTGCTATGAGACTATTAGTAAAG ATAAATTTTTTCAGCAATTCTTCAAAAAGCTCTGA